Proteins encoded together in one Cellulomonas gilvus ATCC 13127 window:
- the eccB gene encoding type VII secretion protein EccB, which yields MATKRDLVEAQAFSRRRLLTAFVSGAPGGQELEPTKPMRGVVAGVVLSVLVVIGSVGWGLLQPKPNDWQDDRLVVVKDSGARYVSQGGTLYPVLNTTSARLAIEAGSFDVIVVSPDVIADAPRGRTVGIEGAPDSPPAQSALVGTGWTACVAEDGIATHVGVPLETEAAQAVVVQVAGETYVVADGVRHHVPATDAPAVLRSLQLDTATPVEARAAWLNLFPAGSDLAPLEVEGAGSPAPPGAGLDGLEVGTVVRVGAVGVTSRTFVVLEDGALASLSEFAGALYALGSGALGAQVEVAPADIRGAASADPLGADDWPQELVEPMPAERAPCAVLSTGTAPGVSLVSAEPPAAAGVDVVPGGGAVFVARTQEGAAGAYGLLDETGRRFGLPGATSDTLLRLGYTEDDVVSVPPAWAELFAPGPELTPEAAFPAEVAASATPTAGTP from the coding sequence ATGGCGACCAAGCGTGACCTCGTCGAGGCGCAGGCGTTCTCCCGCCGCCGCCTGCTGACCGCGTTCGTCAGCGGGGCCCCGGGCGGCCAGGAGCTCGAGCCCACCAAGCCGATGCGCGGCGTGGTCGCGGGCGTGGTGCTGAGCGTGCTCGTCGTGATCGGCTCGGTGGGCTGGGGGCTGCTGCAGCCCAAGCCGAACGACTGGCAGGACGACCGGCTGGTCGTCGTCAAGGACTCCGGAGCGCGGTACGTGTCACAGGGCGGCACGCTGTACCCGGTGCTCAACACGACGAGCGCGCGCCTGGCGATCGAGGCGGGCTCGTTCGACGTCATCGTCGTCTCGCCCGACGTCATCGCGGACGCGCCGCGCGGGCGCACGGTCGGCATCGAGGGTGCGCCCGACTCGCCGCCCGCGCAGAGCGCGCTCGTGGGCACGGGCTGGACGGCGTGCGTCGCCGAGGACGGGATCGCCACGCACGTCGGCGTCCCTCTGGAGACCGAGGCGGCCCAGGCCGTGGTCGTCCAGGTCGCGGGCGAGACGTACGTGGTCGCGGACGGCGTGCGGCACCACGTGCCCGCCACGGACGCGCCCGCGGTGCTGCGGTCGCTGCAGCTCGACACCGCGACCCCGGTGGAGGCGAGGGCGGCCTGGCTCAACCTGTTCCCCGCGGGCAGCGACCTGGCCCCGCTGGAGGTCGAGGGCGCGGGCAGCCCAGCTCCGCCGGGTGCGGGGCTGGACGGGCTCGAGGTCGGGACGGTCGTGCGCGTCGGCGCCGTCGGCGTGACCAGTCGGACGTTCGTGGTGCTGGAGGACGGCGCGCTCGCGAGCCTGAGCGAGTTCGCCGGGGCCCTGTACGCGCTCGGCTCCGGCGCGCTGGGAGCCCAGGTCGAGGTCGCGCCAGCGGACATCCGCGGGGCCGCGTCCGCGGACCCGCTCGGCGCCGACGACTGGCCGCAGGAGCTGGTCGAGCCGATGCCGGCCGAGCGTGCGCCGTGCGCGGTGCTGAGCACGGGGACGGCGCCCGGCGTGTCGCTGGTCTCGGCCGAGCCGCCCGCGGCCGCGGGCGTGGACGTGGTGCCAGGAGGCGGGGCGGTCTTCGTCGCACGCACGCAGGAGGGTGCGGCGGGTGCCTACGGGCTGCTCGACGAGACCGGCCGACGGTTCGGGCTGCCGGGCGCGACGTCCGACACGCTGCTGCGGCTCGGCTACACCGAGGACGACGTGGTCAGCGTCCCGCCCGCGTGGGCCGAGCTGTTCGCGCCGGGGCCGGAGCTGACACCCGAGGCAGCCTTCCCGGCCGAGGTGGCGGCGTCGGCGACCCCGACCGCCGGGACCCCGTGA
- a CDS encoding PP2C family protein-serine/threonine phosphatase — protein sequence MSARVPRLRWGAATSPGGRAENEDALLADRDVFVVADGMGGHDAGEVASAAAVATLRPLAGTAPGPDRVRAAVVAAHEAVRAVPSESSRRPGTTLTGVVACVHEGVPCWVVLNVGDSRTYRMAGAVLEQVTVDHSEVAELVAGGLLPPDDAAHHPWRHVVTRALGGGATTVEPDLFVMAISPGDRMLACTDGLTDTLPDARIEAELKAAHDPQAAADRLVAAAVAAGAGDNVTAVVVDALPRARVR from the coding sequence ATGAGCGCGCGCGTGCCACGGCTGCGCTGGGGCGCCGCGACCTCGCCCGGCGGACGCGCGGAGAACGAGGACGCGCTGCTGGCCGACCGCGACGTGTTCGTGGTCGCGGACGGCATGGGCGGGCACGACGCGGGTGAGGTCGCGAGCGCGGCCGCGGTCGCGACGCTGCGACCGCTGGCGGGGACCGCTCCCGGGCCGGACCGCGTCCGTGCGGCTGTCGTCGCGGCGCACGAGGCGGTGCGGGCCGTCCCGTCCGAGTCGTCGCGACGCCCGGGGACGACGTTGACCGGAGTGGTCGCGTGCGTGCACGAGGGTGTGCCGTGCTGGGTGGTGCTCAACGTCGGGGACTCGCGGACGTACCGCATGGCGGGAGCCGTGCTCGAGCAGGTCACGGTGGACCACTCGGAGGTCGCCGAGCTCGTCGCCGGCGGCCTGCTGCCACCCGACGACGCGGCGCACCACCCGTGGCGGCACGTGGTCACGCGCGCGCTCGGGGGCGGGGCCACCACGGTCGAGCCGGACCTGTTCGTGATGGCGATCAGCCCGGGCGACCGCATGCTCGCCTGCACCGACGGCCTGACCGACACGTTGCCCGACGCGCGCATCGAGGCCGAGCTCAAGGCGGCGCACGACCCGCAGGCCGCGGCCGACCGCCTGGTCGCCGCGGCGGTGGCCGCGGGTGCGGGGGACAACGTGACGGCGGTCGTGGTCGACGCGCTGCCACGGGCACGCGTGCGCTGA
- a CDS encoding S8 family serine peptidase — MSARGRRRAPLALLVAGGLLGGAVLTGVPAGPAVAASPCLEQPATPIRDRAPAERSLSAQRAWQTATGVGVLVAVVDSGVDTRNPHLTRAVRPGTDLVGGAGGAPGTTDVWGHGTALAGIIAARKIEGSGLVGLAKQADILPVRVFVADDAQAADAGTGPSAQRIAEGIRWAAGHGAQIINVSQSTNVDTPALRDAVRAATAAGALVVASAGNRDTAENKEDHVRYPAAYPEVLGVAAVDADLQPTTASIHGPQVDVAAPGASVLAPRPGGGDCVLGDTAPSSSYATAYASAAAALLAERFPDETPAQWKHRLEVTAARAGADVRTDETGWGVIRPDEALAFVDDGSAVGPTSPAFPEAPRATPTPAPIVVAHEADPLAPVRAQAVWWALAGAAVIAFGALAWRLVTAGAGRSARRGPG; from the coding sequence GTGAGCGCCCGCGGGCGCCGCCGGGCCCCGCTGGCGCTGCTCGTGGCGGGTGGGCTGCTGGGCGGTGCCGTGCTGACGGGCGTGCCGGCCGGGCCGGCGGTCGCGGCGAGCCCGTGCCTGGAGCAGCCCGCGACGCCCATCCGGGACCGCGCGCCCGCGGAGAGGAGCCTGTCCGCGCAACGTGCCTGGCAGACCGCGACGGGGGTGGGCGTCCTGGTCGCGGTCGTCGACTCGGGCGTCGACACGCGCAACCCGCACCTGACGCGCGCGGTGCGCCCGGGCACGGACCTGGTGGGCGGCGCGGGTGGTGCACCCGGGACCACCGACGTGTGGGGGCACGGGACCGCGCTGGCGGGCATCATCGCGGCCCGCAAGATCGAGGGCTCGGGCCTCGTGGGGCTCGCGAAGCAGGCCGACATCCTGCCCGTGCGCGTGTTCGTCGCCGACGACGCGCAGGCGGCGGATGCGGGCACGGGACCGTCCGCGCAGCGCATCGCCGAGGGGATCCGCTGGGCGGCCGGGCACGGAGCGCAGATCATCAACGTCTCGCAGTCCACCAACGTGGACACGCCCGCGCTGCGCGACGCCGTGCGCGCCGCGACGGCAGCCGGAGCGCTGGTCGTGGCGAGCGCGGGCAACCGCGACACGGCCGAGAACAAGGAGGACCACGTCCGCTACCCGGCCGCGTACCCCGAGGTGCTCGGCGTCGCGGCCGTCGACGCGGACCTGCAGCCCACCACCGCCTCGATCCACGGCCCGCAGGTCGACGTGGCCGCGCCGGGCGCGTCGGTGCTCGCACCGAGGCCCGGCGGCGGCGACTGCGTGCTCGGGGACACGGCGCCCTCGTCGAGCTATGCGACCGCGTACGCGAGCGCGGCGGCGGCGCTGCTCGCGGAGCGCTTCCCGGACGAGACGCCGGCGCAGTGGAAGCACCGCCTCGAGGTCACCGCGGCCCGCGCGGGCGCGGACGTCCGGACCGACGAGACCGGCTGGGGCGTGATCCGGCCCGACGAGGCGCTCGCGTTCGTCGACGACGGCTCCGCGGTGGGGCCGACCAGCCCGGCGTTCCCCGAGGCCCCGCGCGCGACACCGACCCCGGCGCCGATCGTCGTCGCGCACGAGGCCGACCCGCTCGCACCGGTGCGCGCCCAGGCGGTCTGGTGGGCGCTCGCGGGAGCGGCCGTGATCGCGTTCGGCGCGTTGGCGTGGCGGCTGGTCACGGCGGGGGCCGGGAGGTCCGCCCGGCGGGGACCGGGATGA
- a CDS encoding WXG100 family type VII secretion target, whose translation MSDLKVNFGGLATAAADIQSGAGNIESRLNDMDQSLAPLRANWSGEASTSYEAARAKWTTAITDMKALLAQIGQAVTTSNEDYQATERANAARW comes from the coding sequence ATGAGCGACCTGAAGGTCAACTTCGGCGGACTGGCCACGGCCGCCGCTGACATCCAGTCCGGCGCCGGCAACATCGAGAGCCGCCTCAACGACATGGACCAGTCCCTGGCGCCCCTGCGCGCGAACTGGTCCGGTGAGGCCTCGACCTCCTACGAGGCAGCCCGCGCCAAGTGGACCACCGCCATCACCGACATGAAGGCCCTGCTGGCCCAGATCGGCCAGGCGGTCACCACGTCCAACGAGGACTACCAGGCCACCGAGCGCGCCAACGCCGCACGCTGGTGA
- a CDS encoding EsaB/YukD family protein, whose translation MTDPSTPTPVGTLLRISVSSADRRIDLGAPGNVAVVEIVPGLARALGVLDAGSVYGGYHLVTAAGVPLDPARSLLASGVEDGEVLTLEVGAARPEPRVYDDVVEAVADAVETRFRPWTPHDSALGAAWGAAALLAATGLLLLGAASDEPLPPVVAAVGALLAVVAGAVVARVGRDAAAARVLVLSGGLLGAVAGLTLGETAPSWGWPAAAAGAGLAVAAVLAAAALPDAREVAVGPGALGLALGVVGATVELAPAEPAHVLAVLVAVVLTASIGVPWLALATTPLRVVSPRSDAEILLDPVAVDADRVQRQLDTGYRVQLSLRVCVGLLTIVATPTLVASGVPATLLVVVGWVGVLLATRQSYARADVFVVVALGVAGLALTLVVAALVHPTWRTGLVVAAGVAVAALVALGLVAPRRRVGLARAGDVLEMTGLAVLLPLGVAAAGLV comes from the coding sequence ATGACCGATCCGAGCACGCCGACCCCGGTCGGCACCCTGCTGCGGATCTCCGTGTCGAGCGCCGACCGGCGGATCGACCTGGGCGCACCGGGCAACGTCGCGGTCGTCGAGATCGTCCCGGGCCTCGCCCGCGCGCTGGGGGTGCTCGACGCGGGGTCGGTCTACGGCGGGTACCACCTGGTCACCGCGGCGGGCGTGCCGCTCGACCCGGCGCGCAGCCTCCTGGCCTCGGGTGTCGAGGACGGCGAGGTGCTGACGCTCGAGGTCGGTGCCGCGCGCCCGGAGCCGCGTGTGTACGACGACGTCGTCGAGGCCGTCGCGGACGCGGTCGAGACCCGGTTCCGCCCCTGGACGCCGCACGACAGCGCGCTGGGTGCGGCGTGGGGAGCGGCCGCGCTGCTCGCCGCGACGGGTCTGCTGCTGCTCGGCGCGGCGTCCGACGAGCCGCTGCCGCCCGTGGTCGCGGCCGTCGGTGCGTTGCTCGCGGTGGTGGCCGGTGCGGTCGTCGCCCGGGTCGGGCGCGATGCGGCCGCGGCACGCGTGCTGGTCCTGTCCGGCGGTCTGCTGGGCGCGGTCGCGGGGCTCACCCTCGGTGAGACCGCACCGTCCTGGGGGTGGCCCGCGGCTGCGGCCGGCGCGGGGCTCGCGGTGGCCGCGGTGCTCGCCGCCGCGGCGCTGCCGGACGCGCGCGAGGTCGCGGTGGGCCCGGGGGCGCTGGGTCTCGCGCTCGGCGTCGTGGGGGCGACGGTCGAGCTCGCGCCGGCCGAACCCGCGCACGTGCTCGCGGTGCTCGTCGCCGTGGTGCTGACCGCGAGCATCGGGGTTCCGTGGCTCGCGCTGGCGACCACGCCGCTGCGTGTGGTCTCGCCGCGCAGCGACGCGGAGATCCTGCTCGACCCCGTCGCGGTCGACGCCGACCGCGTGCAGCGCCAGCTGGACACGGGCTACCGCGTCCAGCTCTCGCTGCGGGTGTGCGTCGGGCTGCTGACGATCGTCGCGACACCGACGCTCGTCGCGTCCGGCGTCCCCGCGACGCTCCTGGTCGTCGTGGGCTGGGTGGGCGTGCTGCTCGCGACCCGGCAGTCGTACGCGCGTGCCGACGTCTTCGTCGTGGTCGCGCTCGGGGTCGCGGGGCTGGCGCTGACGCTCGTCGTCGCCGCGCTGGTCCACCCCACCTGGCGGACCGGGCTCGTCGTCGCGGCAGGCGTCGCGGTGGCGGCGCTCGTCGCGCTGGGGCTCGTCGCGCCGCGTCGCCGCGTGGGCCTGGCGCGCGCGGGTGACGTGCTCGAGATGACCGGCCTCGCCGTCCTGCTGCCGCTCGGCGTGGCCGCAGCCGGGCTGGTCTGA
- a CDS encoding WXG100 family type VII secretion target has product MATEVSAADGAIKQGADVVARTRGELQRELSALEGKLAGIGSHWQGQGAVAFNQLMVRWREDANKIVSALNEFESNLLQSQSTYTASDDTQQSAFTRLSGRLG; this is encoded by the coding sequence ATGGCAACAGAGGTCTCCGCAGCAGATGGTGCGATCAAGCAGGGAGCCGACGTCGTCGCACGCACGCGCGGCGAGCTGCAGCGCGAGCTGTCCGCACTCGAGGGCAAGCTGGCCGGGATCGGGTCGCACTGGCAGGGCCAGGGCGCGGTCGCGTTCAACCAGCTGATGGTCCGCTGGCGTGAGGACGCGAACAAGATCGTCTCGGCGCTCAACGAGTTCGAGTCCAACCTGCTGCAGTCGCAGTCGACCTACACCGCGTCCGACGACACCCAGCAGTCCGCGTTCACGCGACTGTCCGGGCGTCTGGGCTGA
- a CDS encoding Lrp/AsnC family transcriptional regulator: MDGTDARIIDLLRADGRAPYGRIGEEVGLSASAVKRRVDRLLAQGALQGFTIRGGRPAADTEIQAYVEIFCTGNVATASLRRILEDIPEVRRAGTVSGDADAIVHMVAPTIARLEAAIERIREAPHIDHTVSAIVLTDMFDRS; encoded by the coding sequence ATGGACGGGACGGACGCTCGCATCATCGACCTGCTGCGCGCGGACGGCCGCGCGCCCTACGGCCGGATCGGCGAGGAGGTCGGGCTCTCGGCGTCCGCGGTGAAGCGGCGCGTCGACCGTCTGCTCGCGCAGGGCGCCCTGCAGGGCTTCACGATCCGCGGCGGCCGGCCGGCCGCCGACACCGAGATCCAGGCGTACGTCGAGATCTTCTGCACCGGGAACGTCGCGACCGCGTCGCTGCGGCGGATCCTGGAGGACATCCCCGAGGTGCGTCGCGCGGGGACGGTCTCGGGTGACGCGGACGCGATCGTGCACATGGTCGCGCCGACGATCGCGCGGCTCGAGGCCGCGATCGAGCGCATCCGCGAGGCCCCCCACATCGACCACACCGTGAGCGCGATCGTCCTGACGGACATGTTCGACCGCTCGTGA
- a CDS encoding S8 family serine peptidase: MTRPRTLLVGALASVLGASLAAPAQAATDTDDGLWYFTKTGMERLHREATGEGVRVAVIDTAIQTDVGDLVGTDLTVHEPSFCADEPLGTAMPAVTDSSDAAHGTTMTSLVIGTGEGVGIRGVAPDASVSFYSALTAPAGAPEGKCYPETTAYGGTVYAAAIDQAVADGADIISISLSTESPGDGDAIARALHAGVIVVAAVEPDGGRGYPAAHNGVVAVNSVGPDGKLWDGAPPGADVVAPGEGIRHITEDLRGAEEKNGSSSATAYTAAALALVWSAYPDATADQILQTLVRNTESEDHELFRDPEYGHGRVNVRHMLEKDPTRYPDENPLLDRRELSVPTYDEVQDPPPAPGASASPEPTPTPAAPATEPAPAVPSASATAAPAPSADDGAGVPVAALGAGGLLTAALAATAVVLVRRRSATPATASTHPSSAAPPDPRPHPGEE; the protein is encoded by the coding sequence ATGACGCGACCTCGCACCCTTCTCGTCGGCGCGCTCGCGTCGGTGCTGGGTGCGTCGCTCGCGGCGCCGGCGCAGGCCGCCACGGACACCGACGACGGCCTGTGGTACTTCACGAAGACCGGTATGGAGCGTCTGCACCGCGAGGCCACGGGCGAGGGTGTCCGGGTCGCGGTGATCGACACCGCGATCCAGACGGACGTCGGCGACCTCGTCGGGACCGACCTCACCGTGCACGAGCCGTCGTTCTGCGCCGACGAGCCGCTGGGCACGGCGATGCCCGCCGTGACGGACTCCTCGGACGCCGCGCACGGCACGACGATGACCTCGCTCGTGATCGGCACCGGCGAGGGAGTCGGCATCCGTGGCGTGGCGCCCGATGCGTCCGTCTCCTTCTACTCGGCGCTCACCGCGCCCGCGGGCGCGCCCGAGGGGAAGTGCTACCCCGAGACGACGGCGTACGGGGGGACCGTGTACGCGGCCGCGATCGACCAGGCCGTGGCCGACGGGGCGGACATCATCTCGATCTCGCTCAGCACCGAGTCCCCCGGCGACGGCGACGCGATCGCACGTGCGCTGCACGCCGGCGTGATCGTCGTCGCCGCGGTCGAGCCCGACGGCGGTCGAGGCTACCCCGCGGCGCACAACGGCGTGGTCGCCGTGAACTCCGTGGGACCCGACGGGAAGCTGTGGGACGGTGCGCCTCCCGGCGCCGACGTCGTCGCGCCCGGCGAGGGCATCCGGCACATCACCGAGGACCTGCGGGGCGCCGAGGAGAAGAACGGCTCGTCGAGCGCCACGGCCTACACGGCGGCGGCCCTCGCGCTCGTGTGGTCGGCCTACCCCGACGCGACGGCCGACCAGATCCTGCAGACGCTGGTCCGCAACACCGAGAGCGAGGACCACGAGCTGTTCCGCGACCCGGAGTACGGGCACGGCCGGGTCAACGTGCGGCACATGCTCGAGAAGGACCCGACGCGCTACCCCGACGAGAACCCGCTGCTGGACCGTCGCGAGCTGAGCGTGCCCACGTACGACGAGGTGCAGGACCCGCCGCCCGCGCCGGGTGCGAGCGCCTCGCCCGAGCCCACCCCGACCCCGGCGGCCCCGGCGACGGAGCCCGCCCCGGCGGTGCCGAGCGCATCCGCGACCGCGGCACCCGCACCCTCGGCCGATGACGGGGCAGGCGTCCCGGTCGCCGCGCTGGGCGCGGGCGGCCTGCTCACGGCAGCCCTCGCCGCCACCGCCGTCGTCCTGGTCCGACGTCGCAGCGCGACGCCCGCGACCGCGTCGACCCACCCGTCATCCGCAGCACCGCCTGACCCGCGACCGCACCCAGGGGAAGAGTGA
- a CDS encoding carbohydrate-binding module family 20 domain-containing protein gives MRTTSHPNPTAGAPDRARRRLRALAALVVGGLALAGVLSAVAPSASAAPAGSRTVGVNLFQWTWNSIAAECTDHLGPDGYAWVQTSPPQERPVLGGQWWTSYQPVSYRIESKLGTRAEYRAMVDTCRAAGVQVIADVVINHMSGQTSGTGWAGTPFSEERYPGPAGGYGPQDFHACRTNIASYADRYQVQSCRLVGLQDLDTGSDYVRQEIADYLNDLISLGVRGFRVDAAKHIAAADLAAIRARLTDQSVYVVQEVIGAPGEPIQPGEYLGVGDSHEFSYARHLKSAFSGGGLASLGGLDSASWLLPSDKAGVFVDNHDTERNGETLSYKNGSAYRLANVFMLAHPYGWPTVYSGYAFSNNDAGAPQSANGEVDDARCGQGTFTCAHRWNETAHMVGFRNAVAGTGLVGWWADGDRLAFGRGDKGYVALNRTGSPLTRTFTTSLPAGQYCDVISGGAGATCSGTTVTVGAGGAATFTVPADGAVALHVGARPGTTTSPSPTTSPTPSPTSSAAAVAFGVSATTVWGQNIFVVGDVPALGGWDPARAVPLSAATYPVWRATVSLPAGSAVQYKYVRKDASGSVTWESGVNRTLTVPSGGTLSVADTWRS, from the coding sequence GTGCGCACCACCTCGCACCCGAACCCCACGGCGGGAGCGCCCGACCGCGCGCGTCGCCGGCTGCGCGCACTGGCCGCGCTGGTCGTCGGCGGGCTCGCGCTCGCCGGCGTCCTGAGCGCGGTCGCGCCGTCGGCGAGCGCGGCACCCGCGGGCAGTCGCACCGTCGGCGTCAACCTCTTCCAGTGGACGTGGAACTCGATCGCGGCCGAGTGCACCGACCACCTGGGGCCCGACGGGTACGCGTGGGTCCAGACCTCCCCGCCGCAGGAGCGCCCGGTGCTCGGCGGGCAGTGGTGGACCTCCTACCAGCCCGTCAGCTACCGCATCGAGTCCAAGCTCGGCACGCGCGCGGAGTACCGCGCGATGGTCGACACGTGCCGCGCGGCAGGTGTGCAGGTCATCGCGGACGTGGTGATCAACCACATGTCGGGCCAGACCTCGGGAACGGGCTGGGCGGGCACGCCGTTCAGCGAGGAGCGCTACCCCGGCCCGGCGGGCGGGTACGGCCCGCAGGACTTCCATGCGTGCCGGACGAACATCGCGAGCTATGCCGACCGGTACCAGGTGCAGAGCTGCCGACTGGTGGGGCTGCAGGACCTCGACACGGGCAGCGACTACGTGCGCCAGGAGATCGCCGACTACCTCAACGACCTGATCTCGCTCGGGGTGCGCGGGTTCCGGGTGGACGCGGCCAAGCACATCGCCGCGGCCGACCTGGCGGCGATCCGGGCGCGGCTCACGGACCAGAGCGTGTACGTCGTGCAGGAGGTCATCGGCGCCCCGGGTGAGCCGATCCAGCCGGGGGAGTACCTGGGCGTGGGCGACTCGCACGAGTTCTCCTACGCGCGTCATCTCAAGAGCGCGTTCAGCGGCGGCGGCCTGGCGTCGCTCGGCGGCCTCGACTCCGCGTCGTGGCTGCTCCCGTCGGACAAGGCGGGCGTGTTCGTGGACAACCACGACACCGAGCGCAACGGCGAGACGCTGTCCTACAAGAACGGCAGCGCGTACCGGCTCGCGAACGTCTTCATGCTGGCACACCCGTACGGCTGGCCGACGGTGTACTCGGGCTACGCGTTCTCGAACAACGACGCGGGCGCGCCGCAGAGTGCGAACGGCGAGGTCGACGACGCGCGGTGCGGCCAGGGCACGTTCACGTGCGCGCACCGGTGGAACGAGACCGCGCACATGGTCGGTTTCCGCAACGCGGTCGCGGGCACCGGACTCGTGGGCTGGTGGGCCGACGGAGACCGCCTCGCGTTCGGTCGGGGCGACAAGGGCTACGTCGCGCTCAACCGGACGGGCAGCCCGCTGACCCGGACGTTCACGACGAGCCTGCCGGCCGGGCAGTACTGCGACGTGATCAGCGGTGGTGCGGGCGCCACGTGCTCGGGCACCACCGTGACGGTGGGTGCGGGCGGCGCGGCGACGTTCACGGTCCCGGCCGACGGCGCTGTCGCGCTCCACGTGGGGGCGCGGCCCGGCACGACGACGTCGCCCAGCCCGACGACGAGCCCCACGCCGAGTCCGACGAGCTCGGCGGCCGCGGTCGCGTTCGGGGTCAGCGCGACGACCGTCTGGGGTCAGAACATCTTCGTCGTCGGTGACGTGCCCGCGCTCGGCGGGTGGGACCCGGCCCGGGCCGTGCCGCTGTCGGCGGCGACCTACCCGGTCTGGCGCGCGACCGTCTCGCTCCCCGCGGGATCGGCCGTCCAGTACAAGTACGTGCGCAAGGACGCCTCGGGATCGGTCACCTGGGAGAGCGGGGTCAACCGGACGCTCACCGTCCCGTCCGGCGGGACCCTGAGCGTGGCCGACACCTGGCGGAGCTGA